A genomic segment from Hypomesus transpacificus isolate Combined female chromosome 13, fHypTra1, whole genome shotgun sequence encodes:
- the LOC124475730 gene encoding pantothenate kinase 3-like, whose amino-acid sequence MDHSNTPDLTRTGACHGNGLTNGFHSTSTSNGSLNALSVNGTSCSGSGGGSSSSGSHNGIENFRHLQEDVQNNGSPAKRCRLRRRMDSGRKNRPPFPWFGMDIGGTLVKLVYFEPKDITAEEEQEEVENLKSIRRYLTSNVAYGNTGIRDVHLELRNLTMCGRTGNLHFIRFPTHDMLGFIQMGRDKNFSSLHTTLCATGGGAYKFEDDFRTIADLELQKLDELDCLIHGLLYVDSVGFNGHPEGYFFQNPSDPEHCVKQPCCLDNPFPMLLVNIGSGVSILAVYSKDNYKRVTGTSLGGGTFLGLCCLLTGCETFEEAMEMAAKGDSTNVDKLVKDIYGGDYDRFSLQGSAVASSFGHMMSKEKRDSISKEDLARATLVTITNNIGSIARMCAVNEKIERVVFVGNFLRINTVSTKLLAYAMDFWSKGQLKALFLEHEGYFGAVGAFLELLKLSDDL is encoded by the exons ATGGATCATAGCAACACACCGGACCTGACAAGGACGGGTGCCTGCCACGGGAACGGTCTAACAAACGGATTTCATTCTACGTCAACCAGCAACGGGAGTTTAAATGCCTTAAGTGTAAACGGAACGAGTTGCAGCGGTAGTGGGGGCGGTAGCAGTAGCAGTGGAAGCCATAATGGAATTGAAAATTTTCGCCATCTTCAGGAGGATGTTCAGAATAATGGGTCGCCAGCCAAACGATGCAGACTTCGGAGAAGAATGGATTCGGGTAGAAAGAACAGACCAC CCTTCCCCTGGTTCGGCATGGACATCGGGGGCACCCTGGTGAAGCTGGTCTACTTCGAGCCCAAGGACATCAcggcggaggaggagcaggaggaggtggagaacctGAAGAGCATCCGCCGCTACCTCACGTCCAACGTGGCCTACGGCAACACAGGCATCCGCGACGTGCACCTGGAGCTCCGCAACCTGACCATGTGCGGCCGCACGGGGAACCTGCACTTCATCCGCTTCCCCACGCACGACATGCTGGGCTTCATCCAGATGGGCCGCGACAAGAACTTCTCCAGCCTGCACACCACGCTCTGCGCCACCGGGGGAGGGGCCTACAAGTTCGAGGACGACTTCAGGACG ATAGCCGACCTGGAGCTTCAGAAGCTGGACGAGCTGGACTGTCTGATCCACGGCCTGCTGTACGTGGACTCAGTGGGCTTCAACGGTCACCCCGAGGGATACTTCTTCCAGAACCCGTCTGATCCAGAGCACTGTGTCAAACAACCTTGTTGCCTTGACAACCCCTTCCCCATGCTCCTAGTCAACATTGGCTCAGGAGTCAGCATCCTGGCTGTCTACTCCAAGGACAACTACAAACGGGTCACAggcaccag CCTGGGAGGTGGTACGTTCCTGGGGCTGTGCTGCCTGCTGACTGGCTGTGAGACGTTTGAGGAGGCGATGGAGATGGCTGCCAAGGGGGACTCCACCAACGTGGACAAGCTGGTGAAGGACATCTACGGAGGGGACTATGACCGTTTCAGCCTGCAGGGCTCTGCTGTGGCCTCCAG CTTTGGTCACATGATGAGTAAGGAGAAGAGGGACAGCATCAGTAAGGAGGACCTGGCCAGGGCCACGCTGGTCACCATCACCAACAACATCGGCTCCATCGCACGCATGTGTGCTGTGAATGAG AAAATTGAGAGGGTGGTGTTTGTGGGGAACTTTCTGAGGATCAATACTGTGTCCACCAAGCTGCTTGCATATGCCATGGACTTCTGGTCTAAAGGCCAGCTCAAAGCCCTCTTCCTGGAGCACGAG GGTTACTTTGGAGCTGTGGGTGCCTTCCTGGAGCTACTCAAGTTGTCAGATGACCTCTGA
- the ch25h gene encoding cholesterol 25-hydroxylase-like protein — protein MLLQSLWDYILGHSALLSSPFFPVLFNPCVYISFSLPFIVLDLLSPHLAWVRRYKIQGESQISWTTMGQCLGLFFYNYVVYLFHMILVNWYLRPISLPAQAPESLRLVWDVLACLLLFDFQYFFWHLLHHRVPWLYRTFHKVHHKHTSTSVLTTQYSGVWETLSLGFFASINPYLMGCHPLTEMLFYVLNIWLSVEDHCGYDLPWATHRLVPFGLYGGAPHHDLHHLKFKSNFAPYFTHWDRLFGTLHEH, from the coding sequence ATGCTTCTACAGAGCTTATGGGACTATATCTTGGGGCACTCGGCTCTGCTCAGCTCGCCCTTTTTCCCAGTTCTTTTCAACCCCTGCGTCTACATCTCCTTCAGCCTGCCCTTCATCGTACTGGACCTACTCTCTCCTCACCTGGCCTGGGTTCGGAGATACAAGATCCAGGGTGAGAGCCAAATCTCCTGGACTACCATGGGCCAATGCCTGGGTCTGTTCTTCTACAACTACGTGGTCTACCTCTTTCATATGATTTTGGTTAACTGGTACTTGCGGcccatcagcctgcctgcccaGGCCCCAGAGAGCCTTCGCCTGGTCTGGGATGTCCTAGCCTGCCTGCTGCTCTTCGACTTCCAGTACTTCTTCTGGCACTTGCTGCACCACAGAGTGCCCTGGCTGTACCGTACCTTCCACAAGGTgcaccacaaacacacctccaccTCCGTCCTCACCACCCAGTACTCTGGGGTCTGGGAgactctctctctgggtttctTCGCATCCATCAACCCCTACCTGATGGGCTGCCACCCACTGACAGAGATGCTCTTTTACGTGCTCAACATCTGGCTGTCTGTGGAGGACCACTGCGGCTACGACCTGCCGTGGGCCACTCACAGGCTGGTGCCCTTTGGACTCTATGGCGGAGCTCCGCATCACGACCTACACCACCTCAAGTTCAAGTCCAACTTTGCACCCTACTTCACACACTGGGACCGTCTGTTTGGGACCCTGCATGAACACTaa
- the ifit9 gene encoding interferon-induced protein with tetratricopeptide repeats 9, translating into MEPKLKALQCHFTWGINKADIEDLKGISEKLLDRIKSCHARYHPIYLNILAFVSHLEGDSGVALGFLKKAEKVLRERTDDTELLVTYGNSAWVHYHAGNKDEVTVYLEKLEELYKAHPKVSMNPCDLPIIHGEKGWSFLRLGVTFYQRARDSFQKALEGMPDSVSFNVGYAVVLYRLEGMGRQRGAGGREEAVDVIQLRKALVLDPDNAEVMVLLALKLQNQSTGRQEATRLVKQALRLAPDVPQVTRYVAKFLRLDGSIKESLELLGKALELSPNSSFLHHQVGLCHKKQMIKMQEEGRGAPGRRPVGGGVPVAKMKAMAADCIRHFSRAVELKPSNNHARVSLAEAYADHGQMEEATKIFMSLEKDKNLLESDRQHFLCCYGLYLLYKRKTEGAAVTQLKAAYQIPAKSADRERAGNKLRMIAERWTKQKPREAQEIQAFLTDQDKKDVERIQAERKERGKQEKERKKRETAGIIDDLASACDTGLRFE; encoded by the coding sequence ATGGAACCAAAACTGAAAGCTCTCCAGTGTCATTTCACCTGGGGCATAAATAAGGCTGACATTGAAGACCTGAAAGGTATTTCGGAAAAACTCCTAGATCGCATAAAGTCATGCCACGCTCGCTACCACCCCATTTATTTAAACATCTTAGCATTTGTGAGCCACCTAGAGGGAGACAGTGGTGTTGCGCTAGGATTTCTTAAAAAGGCAGAGAAGGTGCTGAGAGAGAGGACGGATGATACTGAGCTGCTGGTAACCTATGGTAACTCTGCCTGGGTTCACTACCACGCTGGGAACAAGGATGAGGTGACGGTCTACCTTGAGAAGCTGGAAGAGCTTTACAAGGCCCATCCCAAGGTCTCTATGAACCCCTGTGATCTTCCCATCATCCATGGAGAGAAGGGCTGGAGCTTCTTGAGGCTAGGGGTCACCTTCTACCAGAGGGCCAGGGACAGCTTCCAGAAAGCCCTAGAGGGGATGCCAGATAGCGTGTCCTTCAATGTGGGCTATGCTGTGGTGCTGTACCGGTTGGAGGGcatggggaggcagagaggagcagggggaagagaggaggctgTGGATGTGATACAGCTGAGGAAGGCCTTAGTCCTGGATCCTGACAATGCGGAGGTGATGGTCCTCTTGGCTCTGAAGCTGCAGAACCAaagcacaggcagacaggaggcCACCAGGCTGGTAAAGCAGGCCCTTCGTCTGGCTCCAGACGTGCCCCAGGTCACCCGCTACGTGGCCAAGTTTCTCAGGTTGGACGGCTCCATTAAAGAGTCCCTGGAGTTGCTGGGGAAAGCCTTGGAGCTCAGCCCTAACTCATCCTTCCTGCACCACCAAGTAGGCCTCTGCCACAAGAAGCAGATGATCAAGAtgcaggaggaagggaggggggcgcCAGGGAGAAGgcctgtgggagggggggtcccTGTGGCTAAGATGAAGGCTATGGCAGCTGACTGCATCCGTCACTTCTCCAGAGCCGTGGAGCTGAAGCCCTCCAACAACCACGCCCGGGTGAGTCTGGCTGAGGCCTACGCTGACCACGGACAAATGGAGGAAGCCACCAAAATCTTCATGTCCCTGGAGAAGGACAAGAACTTGCTGGAGTCTGACCGTCAACACTTCCTCTGCTGCTACGGGCTCTACCTGCTCTACAAGAGGAAGACTGAGGGAGCAGCCGTCACTCAGCTGAAAGCAGCGTATCAGATACCAGCCAAGAGCGCTGACCGTGAGCGAGCAGGGAACAAGCTGAGGATGATAGCAGAAAGGTGGACCAAGCAGAAACCACGAGAGGCCCAGGAGATACAGGCCTTCCTCACTGACCAAGACAAAAAGGATGTGGAGAGAATACAAGcagaaaggaaggagagggggaagcaggagaaggagaggaagaagagagagacggcTGGAATCATTGATGACCTGGCTAGTGCCTGTGATACAGGCCTGAGATTTGAATGA
- the slc16a12b gene encoding monocarboxylate transporter 12-B: MVHAAAMAQGRKRAPVPPPDGGWGWVIVMGCFMVTICTRAVTRCISIFFVEFQIHFGKDYSGTAWIHSLVDCTTMLCAPMGSFIGNRLSCRVAVIMGGFLSSTGLILSSFASSLENLYLTLGVLTGVGFALCYTPAIAMVGSYFCERKALAYGIAMSGSGIGTFVLAPVVQLLIEHYSWRGALLILGGFVSNLCVCGALLRPITLREEEEPLPVDPERGSYPVKVATVTEKDNNGVLVSPALQQRPTNWPCFLSSRDYRFLLLPDFLGLAGSFLFLASGCSLPFVYLVPYALDAGVSHHQAAFLMSILGVIGIVGNITFGWLTDMRCLKPYRAVCYMVAVGMEGLCCLFIPLLRSFALLVPFSVLYGYFDGAYVALIPVVTSDVVGTPYLSSALGIVYFLHAIPYLISPPIGGWLVDTTGTYTATFFLSGFALISSSLVLATVTGIRHCRKSMASRTVPPETKQEVQSPVQEVLSKPRPDSTAADCYIAFNTEAKLLNNNTADS; the protein is encoded by the exons ATGGTGCACGCTGCTGCAATGGCTCAGGGGAGGAAGCGGGCCCCAGTGCCCCCTCCtgatgggggctggggctgggtgatCGTGATGGGCTGCTTCATGGTCACCATCTGCACGCGGGCCGTCACCAG ATGCATCTCCATCTTCTTTGTGGAGTTCCAGATCCACTTTGGGAAAGACTACTCTGGTACCGCCTGGATCCACTCACTGGTGGACTGCACCACCATGCTTTGTG CCCCGATGGGCAGCTTCATAGGGAACCGTCTGTCCTGCAGAGTGGCTGTGATCATGGGaggcttcctctcctccactggcCTCATTCTCAGCTCCTTTGCCTCCAGCCTGGAGAACCTCTACCTCACCCTGGGGGTCCTCACAG GTGTAGGCTTTGCCCTGTGTTACACCCCGGCCATTGCCATGGTGGGTTCCTACTTCTGCGAGCGAAAGGCCCTGGCGTACGGCATCGCCATGTCTGGCAGTGGTATTGGTACTTTTGTCCTGGCGCCTGTGGTCCAGCTCCTGATTGAACACTACTCCTGGAGAGGAGCACTGCTCATCCTCGGAGGCTTCGTCTCCAACCTCTGCGTCTGTGGTGCCTTGCTCCGTCCAATCACGctgcgggaggaggaggagcccctCCCAGTGGACCCTGAACGCGGGTCATACCCCGTGAAGGTGGCCACGGTGACAGAGAAGGACAACAATGGCGTCCTTGTTAGCCCCGCCCTGCAGCAACGACCCACCAACTGGCCCTGTTTCCTGTCCAGTAGGGATTACCGCTTCCTGCTGCTGCCTGACTTcctgggtctggctgggtcCTTCCTGTTCCTGGCCAGTGGCTGTAGCCTGCCGTTTGTATACCTGGTGCCGTATGCACTGGACGCCGGTGTCAGCCATCACCAGGCTGCTTTCCTGATGTCCATACTTGGGGTCATCGGCATCGTAGGAAACATCACGTTTGGCTGGCTCACTGACATGAG ATGCCTGAAGCCGTACCGTGCCGTGTGCTACATGGTGGCTGTGGGCATGGAGGGCCTCTGCTGcctcttcatccccctcctGAGATCCTTCGCCCTCCTGGTCCCCTTTTCTGTCCTGTACGGGTACTTTGATGGTGCCTACGTGGCCCTCATCCCCGTGGTTACCTCAGACGTGGTGGGAACACCTTACCTTTCCTCTGCGCTGGGGATTGTCTACTTCCTGCATGCCATCCCTTACCTGATCAGCCCACCAATAGGAG gctgGCTGGTGGACACCACAGGCACCTATACAGCCACCTTCTTCCTCAGTGGTTTTGCCCTCATCTCCAGCTCGCTGGTCTTAGCCACCGTCACGGGAATACGCCACTGCAGAAAATCCATGGCTTCACGCACCGTCCCCCCagaaaccaaacaggaagtccaATCACCTGTCCAGGAAGTCCTTAGTAAGCCCCGCCCAGACAGCACTGCGGCAGACTGCTACATAGCCTTCAACACGGAGGCCAAACTCTTAAACAACAACACGGCTGATTCTTAG
- the ifit10 gene encoding interferon-induced protein with tetratricopeptide repeats 10 yields MEAKLKALQCHFTWGIDKADIEDLKSLFRELLNAKMSCHARYHPIYFNILAFVSHLEGDSGVALGFLKKAEKVLRERKDDTELLVTYGNSAWVHYHAGNKDEVTVYLEKLEELYKAHPKVSMNPCDLPIIHGEKGWSFLRLGVTFYQRARDSFQKALEGMPDSVSFNVGYAFLLCRLENMGRQRGAGGGEEAGDVIQQLRKTLVLDPDNAEVMALLALKLQNQSTGRQEATRLVKQSLCLAPDVPQVTRYVAKFQVSDLLKVKLLSQETGEQQAISRAQGVPQDTHDVAKALSKDSDLKTKLCQLECHFTWDLKKDHIDIRNLQIRLQNNIKQDLGRGAGVSRSYIFLAYVKYLQGYPEEAMEHMCEAENLIRKKHRDCEKQLIVAYGDLAWLHYHNGDYTKSQGYLEKLEQIKEKFPVRSGCLHAEVYGEKGWTFLKFSRKNYHQALEYFQRALELQPEESEWNIGYAIALHRTEEKRSSPQDSLAIKQLRRASETSPENGELLALLAIQLSLYREFEEAEELVEKALDMSPDDPNVMRYVSKYLRQRGDVDQSIDLLKRALDHTGQSAFIHHQLALCYKSKKIKMLKQQGSYHAKKGEVKRLRCLVIEHLTKATSLKSFFIFAMAELALHYGEDGQHSRAEELFKSTLKTSDENQEPAQIVHTFYAQFLQYQAKCEPRAIEHYTTGLQLDKDSREGKECAAKLRKIAEARVARDPCDGEACGLLGLVYKIQEQNSQAMEWYKKALELDMENEDYLSVLFELHINLHEQTV; encoded by the exons ATGGAAGCTAAACTGAAAGCTCTCCAGTGTCATTTTACATGGGGCATTGACAAGGCTGACATTGAAGACCTGAAAAGTCTCTTCAGAGAACTCTTAAACGCTAAAATGTCATGCCATGCTCGCTACCACCCCATTTATTTCAACATCTTAGCATTTGTGAGCCACCTAGAGGGAGACAGTGGTGTTGCGCTAGGATTTCTTAAAAAGGCAGAGAAGgtgctgagagagaggaaggatgatACTGAGCTGCTGGTAACCTATGGTAACTCTGCCTGGGTTCACTACCACGCTGGGAACAAGGATGAGGTGACGGTCTACCTTGAGAAGCTGGAAGAGCTTTACAAGGCCCATCCCAAGGTCTCTATGAACCCCTGTGATCTTCCCATCATCCATGGAGAGAAGGGCTGGAGCTTCTTGAGGTTAGGGGTCACCTTCTACCAGAGGGCCAGGGACAGCTTCCAGAAAGCCCTAGAGGGGATGCCAGATAGCGTGTCCTTCAATGTGGGCTATGCTTTCTTGCTGTGCCGGTTGGAGAAcatggggaggcagagaggagcaggaggaggagaggaggctggagatgTGATCCAACAGCTGAGGAAGACCCTAGTCCTGGATCCTGACAATGCGGAGGTGATGGCCCTCTTGGCCCTGAAGCTGCAGAACCAgagcacaggcagacaggaggcCACCAGGCTGGTAAAGCAGTCCCTTTGTCTGGCTCCAGACGTGCCCCAGGTCACACGCTACGTGGCCAAGTTTCAAGTGAGTGATCTCTTGAAGGTCAAACTGCTGAGCCAAGAAACTGGTGAACAGCAGGCCATCAGCCGGGCTCAGGGCGTGCCCCAGGACACCCACGATGTGGCCAAGGCTCTCAG TAAAGACAGTGATCTTAAAACTAAACTATGCCAGCTGGAATGTCACTTCACCTGGGACCTGAAGAAAGATCACATCGATATTAGAAACCTCCAGATCAGACTACAGAACAACATTAAACAAGATCTGGGCAGAGGTGCAGGTGTTTCTCGCTCCTACATCTTTCTGGCTTATGTTAAGTATCTCCAGGGTTACCCTGAGGAGGCCATGGAACACATGTGTGAGGCTGAGAACCTGATCAGAAAGAAACACAGAGACTGTGAGAAGCAGCTTATTGTTGCCTATGGTGACCTGGCCTGGCTTCACTACCACAATGGAGATTACACAAAGAGTCAGGGCTACCTGGAGAAACTGGAGCAGATCAAGGAGAAGTTTCCCGTGAGATCGGGATGCCTTCACGCTGAGGTGTATGGGGAGAAAGGCTGGACTTTCCTCAAGTTCTCACGGAAGAACTACCACCAGGCCCTCGAGTACTTCCAGAGGGCCTTGGAACTACAGCCAGAGGAAAGTGAATGGAACATAGGCTATGCTATTGCCCTGCATCGTACAGAGGAGAAGCGATCCAGTCCCCAGGACTCCCTGGCTATCAAACAGCTGAGACGAGCTTCAGAGACCAGCCCAGAAAATGGGGAGCTGTTGGCCCTGCTGGCCATACAACTGTCCCTCTACAGGGAGTTTGAAGAGGCAGAAGAGCTGGTGGAGAAAGCCCTAGACATGTCACCTGACGACCCAAATGTAATGCGCTACGTGAGTAAGTATCTCAGGCAGCGCGGTGATGTCGACCAGTCGATTGACCTGTTAAAACGAGCCCTTGATCACACAGGCCAATCTGCTTTCATCCACCATCAGCTGGCTCTCTGCTACAAGAGCAAGAAGATTAAGATGCTAAAACAACAAGGAAGTTATCATGCAAAAAAGGGTGAGGTCAAACGGCTGAGGTGTCTGGTCATTGAACACCTTACTAAGGCCACTTCTCTGAAATCCTTCTTCATCTTTGCTATGGCTGAACTGGCTCTGCACTACGGGGAGGATGGTCAACATTCCAGGGCAGAGGAATTGTTCAAGAGCACCCTGAAAACAAGCGATGAGAATCAGGAGCCTGCCCAGATTGTCCACACCTTCTACGCTCAGTTCTTGCAGTACCAGGCCAAGTGTGAGCCGCGAGCCATCGAGCACTACACCACTGGCCTACAGTTGGACAAGGACTCCAGGGAGGGGAAGGAATGTGCGGCTAAGCTGAGGAAGATTGCAGAAGCGAGGGTGGCCAGGGACCCTTGTGATGGAGAAGCGTGTGGGTTGTTGGGGCTGGTATACAAGATACAGGAGCAGAACAGCCAGGCCATGGAGTGGTACAAGAAGGCACTGGAGCTTGACATGGAGAATGAAGACTACCTCTCTGTTCTCTTTGAGCTACATATTAACTTACATGAACAAACTGTCTGA
- the LOC124475731 gene encoding 5-hydroxytryptamine receptor 7-like — translation MRWWSWGTDNGVQMKDLVRNSMTTEMMDVRLFRSPVSTAATSPTLYPAENDTSCVADLSVAVAVMPFVSITDLIGGRWIFGQVFCNVFIAMDVMCCTASIMTLCVISIDRYLGITKPLTYPVRQSGRCMAKIVLSVWLLSASITLPPLFGWAQNVNDDRVCLISQDFGYTVYSTAVAFYIPMSVMLIMYYRIYRAAKVSAAKHTIAGFPREPGEGDRGGREGVREAGEGVDCVAAALKLQREVEDCARFSRLLRNDRKNNISIFKREQKAAATLGIVVGCFGVCWLPFFLLSTARPFICGVECSCVPLWVERILLWLGYANSLINPFIYALFNRDLRTTYRNILLCRYRNINRKLSAASMQEALKLTERHDLVIKVM, via the exons ATGCGTTGGTGGAGCTGGGGCACGGATAACGGTGTACAG ATGAAGGACCTTGTAAGGAACAGCATGACTACGGAGATGATGGACGTGCGCTTATTCAGGTCTCCAGTTTCAACCGCCGCAACTTCACCAACTTTGTACCCTGCCGAAAACGACACGAGTTGCG TGGCGGACCTGTCGGTTGCGGTGGCTGTAATGCCTTTTGTCAGCATCACGGACCTGATCGGTGGCAGGTGGATTTTCGGACAGGTGTTCTGTAACGTCTTCATCGCCATGGACGTGATGTGCTGCACTGCGTCCATAATGACGCTGTGTGTCATCAGCATAGACAG GTACCTGGGTATAACCAAGCCGCTCACCTATCCTGTCCGCCAGAGTGGCCGCTGCATGGCCAAGATTGTCCTGTCGGTGtggctcctctctgcctccatcacaCTGCCCCCTCTCTTTGGCTGGGCCCAGAACGTCAATGACGACCGTGTGTGTCTGATCAGCCAAGACTTTGGATACACCGTCTACTCCACCGCTGTGGCGTTCTACATCCCCATGTCTGTCATGCTCATCATGTACTATCGTATCTACCGAGCCGCCAAGGTCAGCGCGGCCAAGCACACCATCGCTGGCTTTCCCCGGGAGCCGGGGGAAGGAGacaggggtgggagagagggcgtgcgggaggcgggggagggagtGGACTGCGTGGCGGCAGCCCTGAAGCTCCAGCGGGAGGTGGAGGACTGTGCCCGCTTCTCGCGTCTCCTCAGAAACGACAGGAAGAACAACATCTCCATCTTCAAGCGGGAGCAGAAGGCAGCGGCCACGCTGGGGATCGTGGTGGGGTGCTTCGGTGTCTGCTGGCtgcctttcttcctcctctccacggCCCGGCCCTTCATCTGTGGGGTGGAGTGCAGCTGTGTGCCTCTGTGGGTGGAGAGGATCCTGCTGTGGCTGGGATACGCCAACTCCCTCATCAACCCCTTCATCTACGCTTTATTCAACCGCGACCTGAGAACCACCTACCGCAACATCCTCCTCTGCCGCTACCGCAACATTAACCGTAAACTCTCTGCAGCCAGCATGCAGGAGGCGCTCAaactgacagagagacatgacCTGGTCATTAAGgttatgtag